In the genome of Natronorubrum sediminis, one region contains:
- a CDS encoding PIN domain-containing protein — protein MSTPTQVALDTSALMMPVELDVRLFDELDRLVDAYEPTTPQAVVEELRRLAEKGGTEGTAANVGHDLATERCLIVDTEESYADDALVELAREGVVEYVVTNDRPLCDRVLEECVPVIALRGRNKLAITQP, from the coding sequence ATGAGTACGCCGACGCAAGTGGCACTCGATACGAGTGCGCTCATGATGCCGGTCGAACTGGACGTGCGGCTGTTCGACGAACTCGATCGGCTGGTCGACGCATACGAGCCGACGACACCACAGGCCGTCGTCGAAGAACTCCGTCGACTCGCCGAGAAGGGCGGAACCGAAGGGACAGCGGCGAACGTCGGCCACGACCTGGCGACCGAACGCTGTCTCATCGTCGACACGGAAGAATCGTACGCCGACGACGCGCTGGTCGAACTCGCCCGCGAGGGCGTCGTCGAGTACGTCGTCACGAACGATCGCCCGCTGTGCGACCGGGTGCTCGAGGAGTGTGTACCGGTAATTGCATTACGCGGGAGAAACAAGCTAGCGATCACTCAACCATAG
- a CDS encoding translation initiation factor IF-2 subunit gamma has protein sequence MAGTQQPEVNIGLVGHVDHGKTTLVQALSGSWTDQHSEEMKRGISIRLGYADATFRHCDGLEEPECYTVEEECPDGSPSEPLRTVSFVDAPGHETLMATMLSGASLMDGAVLVVSASESVPQPQTEEHLMALDIIGIDNIVIAQNKVDLVDPETARDNYEQIQEFVEGTVAEDAPVVPVSAGQEVNLDLLIQAIEEEIPTPDRDPDDDPRMHVARSFDINKPGTTHENLSGGVLGGSLIHGELEEGDALEIKPGREVEEGGQSEYVSIETTIRSLQAGGESVDSATPGGLLGVGTGLDPSFTKGDALAGQLAGPPGSLPPTWQGFTMEVDLLDRVVGAESGETVDEISTGEPLMMTVGTATTVGAVTSAREGECEVNLKRPVAAEPGAKIAINRRIGARWRLIGLGTLVE, from the coding sequence ATGGCAGGAACTCAACAACCGGAGGTGAACATCGGGCTCGTCGGTCACGTCGACCACGGCAAGACGACGCTGGTGCAAGCGCTCAGCGGATCGTGGACGGACCAGCACTCAGAGGAGATGAAACGCGGTATCTCCATTCGTCTTGGCTACGCCGACGCGACGTTCCGTCACTGCGATGGACTCGAGGAACCCGAATGTTACACCGTCGAGGAGGAGTGTCCGGACGGCTCGCCGAGTGAGCCGCTTCGGACCGTGTCGTTCGTCGACGCCCCAGGTCACGAAACCCTGATGGCGACGATGCTCTCTGGTGCCTCACTGATGGACGGCGCCGTGTTGGTCGTCAGCGCCAGCGAATCCGTCCCACAGCCCCAGACCGAAGAGCACCTGATGGCACTCGATATCATCGGGATCGACAACATCGTCATCGCCCAGAACAAGGTCGACCTCGTCGACCCCGAGACGGCGCGAGACAACTACGAACAGATTCAGGAGTTCGTCGAGGGGACCGTCGCCGAAGACGCCCCCGTCGTCCCTGTCTCAGCGGGACAGGAGGTCAACCTCGATCTGCTCATTCAAGCGATCGAAGAGGAGATTCCCACCCCAGACCGAGACCCCGACGACGATCCACGAATGCACGTCGCCCGGAGTTTCGACATCAACAAGCCGGGGACGACCCACGAGAACCTCAGCGGCGGCGTCCTCGGTGGCAGCCTGATACACGGCGAACTCGAGGAAGGCGACGCCCTCGAGATCAAACCCGGACGCGAGGTCGAGGAGGGCGGCCAATCCGAATACGTGTCGATCGAGACAACGATTCGCTCGCTGCAAGCAGGTGGCGAGTCGGTGGATTCGGCCACGCCGGGTGGCTTGCTCGGTGTCGGAACCGGCCTCGATCCGTCGTTCACGAAAGGCGACGCGCTGGCCGGCCAGTTGGCCGGTCCACCCGGATCGCTGCCACCGACCTGGCAGGGCTTTACGATGGAAGTCGACCTACTAGACCGTGTGGTCGGTGCCGAAAGCGGCGAAACGGTCGACGAGATTTCGACCGGAGAGCCCCTGATGATGACCGTCGGCACGGCGACGACCGTCGGCGCGGTCACGAGCGCCCGCGAGGGCGAGTGCGAGGTCAACCTCAAACGACCCGTCGCCGCCGAACCGGGAGCGAAGATTGCGATCAACCGCCGGATCGGTGCGCGCTGGCGACTGATCGGACTCGGAACGCTCGTCGAATAA
- a CDS encoding DNA-directed RNA polymerase produces the protein MYKRARLKDTVEVPPEALGDVSPNLVKRLLQDKLEGRMDEEVGSIVSVTNVHDIGEGTVLPNEPGVYYEADFDAVTFDPQMQEVVDGTVVEVVEFGAFVGIGPVDGLLHVSQISDEYLAYDGENQQLASNESNQTLGVEDAIRARIVTKSIDERNPRDSKIGLTAKQPGLGKHGWLEEEHEKREATAEGE, from the coding sequence ATGTACAAACGGGCCAGACTGAAAGACACGGTCGAAGTACCGCCGGAGGCACTCGGTGACGTCTCGCCGAACCTCGTGAAGCGACTGCTCCAAGACAAACTCGAGGGGCGCATGGACGAAGAGGTGGGCAGCATCGTCTCGGTGACGAACGTCCACGATATCGGCGAGGGGACGGTCCTCCCGAACGAGCCGGGCGTCTACTACGAAGCCGATTTCGACGCCGTCACGTTCGACCCACAGATGCAAGAGGTCGTCGACGGTACCGTCGTCGAAGTCGTCGAGTTCGGTGCATTCGTCGGGATCGGCCCCGTCGACGGCTTGCTCCACGTCTCACAGATCAGCGACGAATACCTCGCCTACGACGGCGAGAACCAACAACTCGCCTCGAACGAGTCGAACCAGACGCTTGGCGTCGAGGACGCCATTCGCGCACGCATCGTCACCAAGAGCATCGACGAGCGCAACCCGCGTGACTCGAAGATCGGCCTCACCGCTAAACAGCCCGGCCTCGGCAAGCACGGCTGGCTCGAGGAAGAACACGAAAAGCGCGAAGCGACGGCTGAGGGTGAGTGA